The Prevotella sp. E9-3 genome has a window encoding:
- a CDS encoding DUF4982 domain-containing protein encodes MKRIFLLTISMLMMAVTTQAIQRQKLNFNGGWLLQVGDITEAAQPEFDDAKWQPVTLPYAFNGNEAFKKDIVDLTDTICWYRKHFTLTSEEVAGKVFVEFEGARQGADVWLNGQKVGFSDNGVMAFAFDLTPYIKEGKNILAVRCDNSWQYRDRTLNSRYQWNDKNFNANYGGLPKNVYLHLTGKLYQTLPLYSNLGTTGTYVYATDFDIQDHKATVHIESQVRNEDSKARTFHLYARVVRSKQEITDIIPGKAVTLQPGETRTVHIKSELNNLNFWSWGYGYLYTVKTYLVEDNLQPLDAQADEVTTRTGFRKTEFKDGKFYLNDRCMMVHGYAQRTSNEWPGVGISVPAWLSDYSNDLVVKSGGNLVRWMHVCPWKQDIESCDRVGLIQAMPAGDAEKDVEGARWQQRTQLMRDAIIYNRNNPSIIFYECGNFRISKEHMEEMKKIRDQYDPYGGRAIGSREMLDRPEAEYGGEMLYINKSATKPMWAMEYYRDEGLRKYWDEYSYPYHKEGDGPLYRGAPALDYNHNMDALACGMVERWHEYWLERPGTGKRVSSGGVKIVFSDTNTHHRGESNYRTSGVVDAMRIPKDAFYAHQVMWDGWVSPENDRTYIIGHWNYQPGTVKPVYVVSTGDEVELFVNDKSVGKGKRSFQWLFTFDSVHYEPGTLKAVSYKRDNKTIVARSGAEGVVSSSYAIETTGKPYQLKLTAIENPEGFKADGADMALIQVEVLDRQGRRCPLDNRMIHFQMWGEGRWIGGIATRNNHEYLKENEKKDPSLLDSANKKNLSDNYVGAMSLPVECGVNRILVRSTTTSGPIELSATAEGMRPAYLTLNTRQAPRADVLASLTLKPVLDRGETPSTPSYQDVFTTVGIKSIKAGSNIGEAQNSIDDNELTEWKSDGDPKNAWITYVLDRKAAISEITLKLTGWRQKCYPLEVYAGKKKVWEGITPATLGYVHLSIDKPVAANELTIRMIAPVQDSKKFGQVKELAGGVANEMDRMKSVKGKTELRIVEADLLETCK; translated from the coding sequence ATGAAACGTATTTTTTTATTGACGATATCGATGCTGATGATGGCTGTGACGACACAGGCCATACAGCGACAGAAGTTGAATTTCAATGGTGGATGGCTGCTACAGGTAGGAGATATCACTGAGGCTGCACAGCCGGAGTTTGATGATGCGAAGTGGCAACCCGTCACCCTGCCCTATGCTTTCAATGGCAATGAGGCTTTCAAAAAGGACATTGTAGATCTTACCGACACTATCTGCTGGTATCGCAAGCACTTCACCCTTACTTCCGAAGAGGTGGCAGGCAAGGTGTTTGTTGAGTTCGAAGGCGCCCGTCAGGGAGCCGATGTATGGCTGAATGGCCAAAAGGTTGGTTTCTCAGACAATGGCGTGATGGCTTTTGCTTTCGATCTTACTCCTTATATAAAAGAAGGTAAGAATATACTGGCTGTGCGCTGCGACAACTCTTGGCAGTATCGTGACCGCACACTCAACAGCCGCTATCAGTGGAACGACAAGAACTTTAACGCCAACTATGGCGGTCTGCCCAAGAATGTCTATCTGCATCTGACGGGCAAGCTCTATCAGACGCTGCCGCTCTATTCGAATCTTGGTACAACGGGAACATATGTTTATGCCACCGACTTCGACATCCAGGACCATAAGGCAACTGTGCATATAGAGAGTCAGGTAAGAAACGAAGACAGCAAAGCCCGCACCTTCCATCTCTATGCTCGCGTAGTTCGTTCGAAACAGGAAATCACAGACATTATTCCCGGTAAGGCTGTCACACTCCAGCCAGGCGAGACTCGCACAGTCCACATTAAGTCCGAGCTGAATAACCTGAACTTCTGGTCGTGGGGCTATGGCTATCTCTATACTGTAAAAACCTATTTGGTTGAAGACAATTTACAACCACTGGATGCTCAGGCCGACGAGGTTACCACCCGCACCGGCTTCCGAAAGACGGAGTTCAAGGATGGCAAGTTCTACCTGAACGACCGCTGTATGATGGTGCACGGCTACGCCCAGCGCACCTCTAACGAATGGCCAGGCGTAGGCATCAGCGTCCCTGCCTGGCTGAGCGATTACTCTAACGACCTCGTTGTGAAAAGTGGTGGCAACCTGGTTCGCTGGATGCACGTGTGTCCTTGGAAGCAGGACATCGAGTCGTGCGACCGTGTGGGCCTCATTCAGGCTATGCCAGCCGGCGATGCCGAGAAGGACGTGGAAGGAGCACGCTGGCAGCAGCGTACCCAACTGATGCGCGATGCCATCATCTACAATCGCAACAACCCTTCAATCATCTTCTACGAGTGTGGCAACTTCCGCATTTCCAAAGAACACATGGAGGAAATGAAGAAGATTCGCGATCAGTACGACCCTTATGGCGGACGTGCCATCGGTTCTCGTGAGATGCTCGACCGTCCTGAAGCCGAATATGGCGGTGAGATGCTCTATATCAACAAGAGTGCCACCAAGCCCATGTGGGCCATGGAATACTATCGCGACGAGGGCTTGCGCAAATATTGGGATGAATACTCTTATCCTTACCACAAGGAGGGTGACGGTCCCCTCTATCGCGGAGCACCGGCCCTCGACTACAATCACAACATGGATGCCTTGGCTTGTGGAATGGTGGAACGCTGGCACGAATACTGGCTGGAGCGTCCCGGTACAGGAAAACGTGTAAGTAGTGGTGGCGTGAAGATTGTATTCTCCGATACCAACACCCACCATCGTGGTGAGTCAAACTATCGCACCAGTGGCGTAGTCGATGCCATGCGCATTCCGAAGGATGCCTTCTATGCCCATCAGGTGATGTGGGATGGATGGGTATCGCCCGAGAACGACCGCACTTATATCATTGGTCACTGGAACTATCAACCTGGAACAGTCAAGCCCGTCTATGTCGTGTCAACAGGCGACGAGGTGGAGCTCTTCGTCAACGACAAGTCGGTGGGCAAGGGCAAGCGCTCGTTCCAGTGGCTCTTCACTTTCGACAGCGTGCACTATGAGCCAGGCACACTCAAAGCCGTCAGCTACAAACGCGACAACAAAACGATAGTAGCCCGCTCGGGAGCTGAAGGAGTGGTTTCTTCTTCCTATGCCATCGAGACCACCGGCAAGCCCTATCAGCTGAAACTCACCGCCATCGAGAACCCTGAAGGTTTCAAGGCCGATGGTGCCGACATGGCTTTGATTCAGGTAGAAGTTCTCGACCGTCAAGGGCGTCGTTGTCCGTTAGACAACCGTATGATTCATTTCCAGATGTGGGGTGAAGGCCGATGGATTGGTGGTATTGCCACTCGCAACAACCATGAGTATCTGAAAGAGAATGAGAAGAAAGATCCTTCCCTCCTTGATTCAGCCAACAAGAAGAACCTGAGCGACAATTACGTGGGCGCCATGTCGCTCCCTGTAGAATGTGGCGTTAACCGCATTCTGGTGCGCAGTACCACAACCTCTGGTCCTATTGAACTCTCAGCCACTGCCGAAGGTATGCGTCCGGCCTATCTTACCTTGAATACCCGACAGGCTCCCCGTGCCGATGTACTGGCTTCACTTACGCTTAAGCCTGTACTCGACCGAGGCGAAACGCCTTCCACTCCATCTTACCAGGATGTGTTCACCACCGTTGGTATCAAGAGCATAAAGGCTGGCAGCAATATTGGGGAAGCCCAAAACAGCATCGACGACAACGAGCTAACGGAATGGAAGAGCGATGGCGACCCCAAGAATGCCTGGATCACTTACGTTCTTGACCGCAAGGCCGCCATCAGCGAAATCACATTAAAACTTACGGGATGGCGCCAAAAGTGCTATCCGCTTGAAGTCTATGCCGGCAAGAAGAAGGTTTGGGAGGGTATTACTCCCGCCACCTTAGGCTATGTTCACCTTTCTATCGACAAGCCTGTTGCGGCAAATGAGCTCACCATTCGGATGATAGCCCCCGTTCAGGACAGCAAGAAGTTCGGACAGGTAAAAGAACTGGCCGGTGGCGTGGCCAACGAGATGGACCGCATGAAGAGTGTCAAAGGCAAAACCGAACTTAGAATCGTTGAAGCTGATTTATTGGAAACTTGCAAGTAA
- a CDS encoding Tex family protein → MENKIIASIIAKNLGLQGNAVTNTLVLLDEGCTIPFIARYRKERTGGLNEVQIASVSEQYDKLKEIEKRKETVVKTITEQEKMTPELKKRIDDCWDATELEDLYLPFKPRRRTRAQVAREQGLEPLATILMMQREREPEHAAQKFVKGEVKDAEQALKGAQDIIAETVSEDERSRQQVRSAFRREAMIVSKVIKAKADTDEAAKYRDYFDWQEPLKRCSSHRLLAMRRGEAEGVLRVAITVDGEECVERLKRHYVYGNTPCGKLVAEAVEDGYKRLLEPSIETEFAGLSKEKADEECIRVFAENLRQLLLGAPLGQKRVMGIDPGFRTGCKVVCLDAQGNLLYHEAIFPHPPVNRGMQARVHVLQMLKDYQIEAIAIGNGTASRETRSFVEEALQGYEGSDVPKVFVVSEDGASVYSASKVARDEFPDEDVTVRGAVSIGRRLMDPLAELVKIDPKSIGVGQYQHDVDQTRLKKQLDQTVESCVNSVGVNLNTASSHLLQYVSGLGPVLAKNIVDYRKENGAFTSRAQLKKVPRLGASAFLQCAGFLRIPDAKNPLDNTAVHPESYGVVEQMAKDQHCNVAELIKNKEVRTHIDINKYVSSEVGLPTLTDIMGELEKPGRDPREQIEEFEFAKGVETVDDLVEGMELPGIVTNITAFGAFVDIGVHQDGLVHISQMADKFVKDPNEVVKLHQHVKVRVMEVDRRRNRISLSMRGLK, encoded by the coding sequence ATGGAGAACAAAATCATTGCCTCCATCATTGCCAAGAACTTAGGCTTGCAAGGCAATGCTGTTACAAATACGTTGGTGCTGCTCGATGAGGGCTGCACCATACCGTTTATAGCCCGTTACCGCAAAGAGCGCACCGGCGGACTGAACGAAGTGCAGATAGCCTCTGTCAGTGAGCAATACGACAAACTGAAAGAGATAGAGAAACGCAAGGAAACGGTGGTGAAGACCATTACTGAGCAGGAGAAAATGACGCCTGAACTGAAGAAACGCATTGACGACTGCTGGGACGCTACCGAACTGGAAGACCTCTATCTGCCCTTCAAACCAAGACGCCGCACAAGGGCACAGGTGGCCCGCGAACAAGGACTGGAGCCACTGGCCACCATACTGATGATGCAACGGGAACGGGAACCGGAACATGCCGCACAGAAATTTGTGAAGGGTGAGGTGAAAGATGCTGAACAGGCCCTGAAAGGTGCACAGGACATCATAGCCGAGACCGTAAGCGAAGACGAACGAAGTCGCCAGCAGGTGCGTTCGGCTTTCCGACGAGAAGCTATGATTGTTTCGAAAGTGATAAAGGCAAAGGCCGATACTGATGAGGCTGCCAAATACAGAGACTATTTCGACTGGCAGGAACCTCTGAAGCGTTGCTCGTCGCACCGGCTTCTGGCCATGCGCCGTGGTGAGGCCGAGGGCGTGCTGAGGGTAGCGATAACGGTAGATGGTGAAGAATGCGTAGAACGGTTGAAACGTCACTATGTGTATGGGAATACTCCTTGTGGAAAACTTGTGGCCGAGGCTGTAGAAGACGGCTACAAACGTTTGCTGGAACCTTCGATAGAAACAGAATTTGCTGGTTTGAGCAAGGAAAAGGCCGACGAGGAATGCATTCGTGTGTTTGCTGAAAACCTGCGTCAGTTGCTGTTGGGCGCTCCGTTAGGCCAAAAGCGCGTGATGGGTATTGACCCCGGATTCCGCACCGGTTGTAAGGTGGTTTGTCTTGATGCGCAGGGCAATCTGTTGTACCATGAGGCCATCTTCCCACATCCGCCTGTGAACAGGGGTATGCAGGCCAGGGTGCATGTGCTTCAGATGTTGAAGGACTATCAGATTGAGGCCATCGCCATCGGCAACGGAACGGCTTCGAGAGAAACCAGAAGTTTTGTGGAGGAAGCTTTGCAGGGGTACGAAGGCAGTGATGTTCCAAAGGTCTTTGTAGTGAGCGAGGATGGTGCTTCCGTTTATAGCGCCTCAAAGGTGGCACGCGATGAGTTCCCCGATGAGGATGTCACCGTTCGAGGAGCCGTCTCTATCGGTCGCCGACTGATGGACCCACTGGCAGAATTAGTAAAAATAGACCCGAAGAGTATCGGCGTAGGACAGTATCAGCATGATGTGGATCAGACCAGACTGAAGAAGCAGCTGGACCAGACGGTGGAGAGTTGTGTGAACTCGGTGGGCGTAAACCTGAACACAGCGTCAAGCCATCTGTTGCAGTATGTCAGCGGATTGGGTCCTGTCTTGGCGAAGAACATCGTTGACTACAGAAAGGAGAACGGCGCTTTCACCTCAAGGGCACAACTGAAAAAGGTGCCTCGACTGGGTGCTTCGGCTTTTCTGCAGTGTGCTGGTTTCTTGAGGATTCCTGATGCCAAGAACCCGTTGGACAATACCGCTGTTCACCCTGAGAGCTATGGGGTGGTGGAACAAATGGCCAAAGACCAGCACTGCAATGTGGCAGAACTGATTAAGAACAAGGAGGTGCGTACACACATCGACATCAATAAGTATGTGAGTAGTGAGGTAGGACTTCCTACGCTGACTGATATTATGGGCGAATTGGAAAAGCCTGGACGCGACCCACGCGAACAGATAGAGGAGTTCGAGTTTGCTAAAGGTGTTGAGACAGTAGATGACCTTGTGGAGGGAATGGAACTGCCTGGCATCGTAACCAATATCACTGCGTTTGGCGCCTTCGTTGACATCGGTGTTCATCAGGACGGTCTGGTGCATATTTCGCAAATGGCCGACAAGTTTGTGAAAGATCCCAACGAGGTGGTGAAACTGCATCAGCATGTGAAGGTGAGAGTGATGGAAGTGGACCGCCGCCGTAATCGTATCTCACTCTCGATGAGAGGACTGAAATAA
- a CDS encoding Lrp/AsnC family transcriptional regulator has protein sequence MANQKLDQLDKQILKFIGEDARMPFLEVARVCNVSGAAIHQRIQKLTNMGVLKGSQFIVDPEKVGYETCAYIGLNLKNPESFDEVVEQLKQIPEVVECHYTTGDYDLFIKIYAQNNHHLLNIIHDKLQPLGLARSESIISFHSAFDRQLPIGELVLNETNQ, from the coding sequence ATGGCAAATCAAAAGCTTGATCAGTTAGACAAGCAGATACTGAAATTTATTGGAGAAGATGCCCGTATGCCATTCCTGGAAGTGGCAAGAGTATGTAATGTGAGTGGTGCCGCTATTCATCAGCGTATTCAGAAACTTACGAATATGGGCGTACTGAAAGGCTCACAGTTTATTGTAGATCCTGAGAAGGTGGGCTATGAAACTTGTGCTTATATAGGCCTGAACTTGAAAAATCCTGAATCGTTCGACGAGGTGGTAGAACAACTGAAGCAGATTCCTGAGGTGGTGGAGTGCCACTATACTACAGGCGACTATGATTTGTTCATAAAGATTTATGCTCAGAACAACCATCATCTGCTGAATATTATTCACGACAAGCTGCAGCCTCTGGGACTGGCCCGTTCAGAGAGTATCATCTCGTTCCACTCGGCCTTTGACCGTCAGCTGCCTATCGGAGAACTGGTTCTGAACGAAACGAATCAGTAA
- a CDS encoding biopolymer transporter ExbD, producing MNRRFIHRREHEVPGLNTASLPDLIFTVLFFFMLVTHMRDVDLKVRYQVPQGTEVKKLEHKSAVTYIYIGRKQQVKTDQDEFFIQLNNELATIDDIKAYVEKERQRMGDDDRARMVVSIKADKDVPMGMIADVKKMLQKSFALKINYSATEK from the coding sequence ATGAATCGTCGATTTATACATAGAAGAGAACATGAGGTGCCGGGGCTGAACACAGCCTCGCTGCCCGACCTGATTTTTACAGTACTCTTTTTCTTCATGCTTGTCACCCACATGCGCGACGTCGATTTGAAAGTGCGCTACCAGGTGCCGCAGGGAACAGAGGTGAAAAAATTGGAGCATAAATCGGCCGTTACCTATATTTATATAGGAAGAAAACAACAGGTCAAGACCGATCAGGATGAGTTCTTCATTCAGTTGAACAACGAACTGGCCACCATCGACGATATCAAGGCCTATGTGGAAAAAGAACGACAGCGAATGGGCGACGACGACCGGGCACGAATGGTGGTGAGCATCAAGGCCGACAAGGATGTACCGATGGGAATGATTGCAGACGTTAAAAAAATGTTACAAAAGTCGTTTGCACTCAAAATTAACTATTCGGCCACGGAAAAGTAA
- a CDS encoding biopolymer transporter ExbD, translated as MFSRPKRRVPGLNTTSTADISFMLLIFFLVTSSMDSDKGLARQLPPPQNEQVEQELKVKERNVLKITLTAGDSLLCNEEAITPEALTQRIAEFVANKNNDPQLPEKSTRELNYFGRCEVSDRHVLLLEVDREATYNAYFQMQDAIARAYNQLRNELAQQKFHRPYSQCSPDQCAAIAMVYPQRISEV; from the coding sequence ATGTTCTCACGTCCCAAAAGAAGAGTTCCCGGGTTGAACACCACCTCAACAGCAGACATATCGTTTATGCTGCTCATCTTCTTTTTGGTGACCTCGTCAATGGATTCGGACAAAGGACTGGCGCGCCAGTTGCCTCCTCCGCAGAACGAACAGGTGGAACAAGAACTGAAGGTGAAGGAACGAAATGTGCTGAAAATAACACTCACGGCCGGGGATAGTCTGTTGTGCAATGAAGAAGCCATTACCCCTGAAGCTTTGACCCAGCGCATTGCCGAGTTTGTGGCCAATAAGAACAACGACCCGCAACTGCCCGAGAAGAGCACACGCGAGTTGAACTATTTTGGCCGGTGTGAGGTGAGCGACCGCCACGTACTGTTGTTGGAAGTGGATAGAGAGGCAACCTACAACGCCTATTTCCAGATGCAGGATGCCATAGCACGTGCATACAACCAATTGCGTAACGAACTGGCACAGCAGAAGTTTCACCGCCCCTATTCGCAATGCTCGCCCGACCAGTGTGCTGCCATTGCGATGGTCTATCCACAGCGAATCAGTGAGGTTTGA
- a CDS encoding MotA/TolQ/ExbB proton channel family protein, with protein sequence MKKLMIAMLMAVGVAFTQQAWAQEDSTAVADESIETLIGQEDMAALQDMSIGNDGFHMQLKTKFVEGSVGFMSLVAFALILGLALCIERIIYLTLSEINAKKLLTDIEQKVENNDVEGAKSLCRETRGPVASICYQGLMHMDEEMDVVERSIVSYGSVQSAKLEKGCSWITLFIAIAPSLGFLGTVIGMVMAFDQIQEAGDISPTIVAEGMKVALITTIFGIIVALILQVFYNYILSKIEHLTSQMEESAITLLDIIMKHKLNKV encoded by the coding sequence ATGAAGAAACTCATGATAGCAATGCTGATGGCGGTTGGCGTGGCCTTCACCCAACAGGCATGGGCACAGGAAGATTCGACGGCTGTGGCTGACGAGTCGATAGAAACGCTGATAGGCCAGGAGGATATGGCAGCGCTTCAGGATATGTCGATAGGCAACGACGGTTTCCACATGCAACTGAAAACGAAGTTTGTTGAGGGCTCGGTGGGCTTTATGTCGCTGGTGGCCTTTGCGCTGATTCTGGGCCTGGCCCTCTGCATAGAGCGCATCATCTATCTGACGCTGTCGGAGATTAACGCCAAGAAACTGCTGACCGATATTGAGCAGAAGGTGGAAAACAACGATGTGGAAGGCGCGAAGAGCCTGTGCCGGGAAACACGCGGACCGGTGGCCAGTATCTGTTATCAGGGCTTGATGCACATGGACGAGGAGATGGATGTGGTGGAACGCTCCATCGTGAGCTACGGTTCGGTGCAGTCGGCCAAACTGGAGAAAGGCTGTTCGTGGATCACACTGTTCATAGCCATTGCCCCCTCGTTGGGCTTCCTTGGCACAGTGATAGGTATGGTGATGGCCTTCGACCAGATTCAGGAGGCAGGCGATATCAGTCCGACCATTGTGGCCGAAGGCATGAAAGTGGCCTTAATCACCACCATCTTCGGTATTATTGTGGCCTTGATTCTGCAGGTGTTCTATAACTATATACTTTCAAAAATTGAACACCTGACATCACAGATGGAGGAGTCGGCTATTACGCTGCTCGACATCATCATGAAACATAAACTTAATAAGGTATGA
- a CDS encoding flotillin family protein: MELDPLYLWIGAGILLLVVFIFISYVKAPPSFAFIISGLSKEPRVLIGSGGFKIPFFERMDRVYLGQITVDIKTEESVPTNDFINVDVDAVAKIRVTPNNDGTRLAAKNFLNMTPIEIAAQLQDSLQGNMREIIGTLDLRSLNTDRDGFSDQVMQKAQPDMAKLGIEIISCNIQNVTDREGLIKDLGADNTAKIKKDAAINRAVAERDVKIEVSKADKESNDARVDADTAIAIKNNELALKRAALKQQADTAQADADAAYAIQQQEQQKTINIKTVEAEIEKTKREQILSREQIEIKQNQLAAEIEKKADADKYKVERDAAADLEQRKRVAEAQKYEAEQRALAQNAESDATRYRLEQEAAGIKAKGEAEAYAIQKKGEAEALAMDKKAEAYKKYNNAAVMQMMIEVLPQVVENVAKPIASIKDVHVYSGGQDTGAGVASMSGGVPVAIKQAFDVLKSATGVDMADIMRAGTFEAKTTRNINLNEDAADAVNNMIGKE, encoded by the coding sequence ATGGAATTAGATCCCCTTTATCTTTGGATTGGAGCAGGCATACTTTTGCTTGTCGTTTTCATTTTCATTTCCTATGTGAAGGCTCCCCCCTCATTTGCCTTCATCATCTCGGGTCTTAGCAAAGAGCCTCGTGTACTGATTGGCTCGGGTGGCTTCAAGATTCCTTTCTTCGAGCGTATGGACCGCGTCTATCTGGGACAGATCACTGTCGATATCAAGACCGAAGAGAGTGTGCCCACCAACGACTTCATCAACGTTGATGTAGATGCCGTGGCCAAAATTCGTGTCACTCCCAACAACGATGGCACCCGACTGGCTGCCAAGAACTTCCTGAACATGACACCTATCGAGATTGCTGCCCAGTTGCAGGACTCTCTCCAGGGTAACATGCGTGAGATTATCGGTACACTCGACCTCCGTTCACTGAACACCGACCGCGACGGATTCTCCGACCAGGTGATGCAGAAGGCCCAGCCCGATATGGCCAAACTGGGTATCGAGATTATCTCGTGCAACATCCAGAACGTGACCGACCGTGAGGGACTTATCAAAGACCTGGGTGCCGACAACACTGCCAAGATCAAGAAAGACGCTGCCATCAACCGTGCCGTTGCCGAGCGCGACGTGAAGATTGAGGTGTCTAAGGCCGACAAGGAGTCAAACGATGCCCGTGTTGATGCCGATACCGCTATCGCCATCAAGAACAACGAACTGGCCCTGAAGCGTGCAGCCCTCAAACAGCAGGCCGACACCGCTCAGGCCGATGCCGATGCTGCCTACGCTATCCAGCAACAGGAACAGCAGAAGACCATCAACATCAAGACCGTTGAGGCCGAGATTGAGAAGACCAAACGCGAACAGATCCTCTCTCGCGAACAGATTGAGATTAAGCAGAACCAACTGGCTGCCGAGATTGAGAAGAAGGCCGATGCCGATAAGTATAAGGTAGAGCGCGATGCTGCCGCCGACCTGGAGCAGCGTAAGCGCGTGGCCGAGGCTCAGAAGTACGAGGCCGAACAGCGTGCCCTTGCCCAGAACGCCGAGTCTGACGCCACCCGTTATCGCTTAGAGCAAGAGGCTGCCGGTATCAAGGCCAAGGGTGAGGCCGAGGCTTATGCTATTCAGAAGAAAGGTGAAGCCGAGGCTCTGGCCATGGACAAGAAGGCTGAGGCCTACAAGAAGTATAACAATGCTGCCGTGATGCAGATGATGATCGAGGTACTGCCACAGGTAGTAGAAAATGTGGCCAAACCCATCGCCAGCATCAAGGACGTTCATGTTTACAGCGGTGGTCAGGACACTGGCGCCGGTGTCGCCTCAATGAGCGGCGGTGTTCCCGTAGCCATCAAGCAGGCCTTCGATGTATTGAAGTCAGCTACAGGTGTTGATATGGCAGACATCATGCGTGCCGGCACCTTCGAGGCCAAGACCACACGCAACATCAACCTCAACGAGGATGCTGCCGATGCCGTCAACAACATGATTGGCAAGGAATAG
- a CDS encoding four helix bundle suffix domain-containing protein codes for MDENKEFLRQDNNYRTLKAFQKAECIFDVTYYFAKTFLSIGDRTIDQMIQAARSGKQNLAEGNIDGITSREMEMKLTNVNRASLHELLLDYEDYLRTRGLEKWDFNDPRCVKTRTFCKTHLDSAIYREKIKERSDETIANIAITLIHQCDVLIRGLIEWQKRDFIENGGIKEEMYRARKEWQKKNGFNGR; via the coding sequence ATGGATGAAAATAAGGAGTTTTTGAGGCAAGATAATAACTACCGTACGTTGAAGGCTTTTCAGAAAGCGGAATGTATCTTTGATGTGACTTATTATTTTGCTAAGACTTTTCTGTCTATTGGTGATCGTACGATTGATCAGATGATTCAGGCAGCACGCTCGGGTAAGCAAAATCTGGCTGAGGGTAATATTGACGGTATTACTTCGCGTGAGATGGAAATGAAACTGACGAACGTGAATCGTGCATCGCTTCATGAGCTATTGTTGGACTATGAGGATTATTTGCGTACGCGAGGTCTGGAGAAATGGGATTTTAATGATCCAAGGTGTGTGAAAACGCGCACTTTCTGTAAGACTCATCTTGATTCTGCCATTTATCGTGAGAAGATTAAGGAGCGTTCCGACGAGACGATTGCGAATATTGCCATTACGCTGATTCATCAGTGTGATGTGCTTATTCGTGGACTCATTGAATGGCAAAAGCGTGACTTTATTGAGAACGGCGGAATAAAAGAGGAAATGTATCGCGCCCGAAAGGAGTGGCAGAAGAAGAATGGGTTTAATGGGCGATGA
- a CDS encoding endonuclease Q family protein, which produces MVYYRKTTPQFVEEAQRVHGEKFDYSEVEYANTHTPVRIKCRQCGVVFMQEPASHLAGCGCPKCSKKKTDRKMGQEAFIARARNVHGDKYDYSKTVYQDMRSKILIVCPRHGEFWQRAQSQILGNGCPECKHEKHIERFKRMMESLKEKERDVWKWRNCRKLKNTHKIGSKQTK; this is translated from the coding sequence ATGGTCTATTATCGTAAAACGACACCGCAGTTTGTCGAGGAAGCACAGCGGGTGCATGGGGAAAAATTCGACTATTCGGAAGTCGAGTACGCCAACACCCACACGCCAGTAAGGATTAAGTGCCGACAATGCGGTGTCGTTTTCATGCAGGAGCCTGCAAGCCACCTTGCGGGATGCGGCTGTCCCAAGTGCAGCAAGAAGAAGACTGACAGGAAGATGGGTCAGGAGGCTTTTATTGCAAGAGCAAGGAATGTGCATGGCGACAAGTATGACTACAGTAAGACGGTTTATCAGGACATGCGTTCCAAAATACTGATAGTCTGTCCTCGCCACGGTGAGTTTTGGCAGCGTGCACAGTCGCAAATCTTAGGAAACGGTTGTCCTGAGTGCAAACATGAAAAACATATTGAACGGTTCAAACGCATGATGGAAAGTCTGAAAGAAAAGGAAAGGGACGTTTGGAAGTGGCGCAATTGTCGAAAATTGAAAAATACCCATAAAATAGGTAGTAAACAGACGAAGTGA